In Bacteroides cellulosilyticus, the genomic stretch ATATTTATGATAACGGTTTACTCCATCGGCGTGGAAATAAAAGACCGTACCGCACGCGAATGGCTGCGCATGGGAAATAATTCCATCTACATCTCCCTTGCCGGAAAGCTGTTACCGCATACGGCTATTTTCTTCCTGATGGGAATATTATATAATGTATATTTATATGGCTTCCTGCACTTCCCCTGCAACAGTGGCATCATGCCGATGCTTCTTGCCACTCTCTGCCTCGTACTGGCTTCGCAAGGGATGGGCGTACTAATGATAGGTACATTGCCTACCCTGCGTCTGGGACTGAGTTTTGCATCCTTATGGGGAGTGCTTTCATTCTCTATGTGCGGACTATCATTCCCAGCTATGGCAATGCATCCGGTTCTGCAAGGATTAGCCAATCTGTTCCCGCTGCGTCACTATTTCCTGATCTATGTAGATCAGGCCCTGAACGGTTATCCGATGATTTATTCATGGATAAACTATGTGGCGTTACTTATTTTTATGATGCTTCCTTTCTTTGTCGTACACCGGCTCAAAGAAGCGTTGATTTATTATAAATACGTGCCCTAATGAAACATCTGACGTTCAAACAGAAAGTAGTACAAGGTATCCACGACCTATTCTATATCTGGATACGGGAATTCCGCACGACCTTTCGCGATCAGGGTGTGCTCATCTTCTTTGTGCTTGTCCCGTTGGTGTATCCACTGATTTATGCTTTCATTTATACCAATGAAACCATACGGGAAGTACCTGCTGTGGTAGTGGATAACTCACGCAGTTCGTTAAGCCGCGAATACCTGCGCAAAGTGGACTCCAGTCCGGAAGTGAAGATTGTATCTTATTGCGCCGACATGGAAGAAGCCAAACTGATGCTGAAAGATCGTCTGGCTTATGGCATCATCTATATACCTGCTGAATTCAGTGAAGATATTGCACGGGGAAAGCAAACACAGGTCAGTCTGTATTGCGATATGAGCGGATTGCTTTATTACAAATCTCTGCTGAACACCAATACCAGCGTGTCACTGGATATGAATGCAGATATCAAAATGCAACGTGCCGGCAATACCACCAACCGCCAGGATGAAATTACCGCCTATCCGATAAAATATGAAGATGTTACCTTATTCAACCCCGCAAACGGTTTTGCGGCTTTCCTGATACCTGCGGTATTGATACTGATTATTCAGCAAACCTTGCTGCTGGGTATCGGACTTTCTGCCGGAACAGCCCGAGAACAGAATCGTTTCAAAGATTTGGTTCCTATCAACCGCCACTACAACGGCACATTACGTATCGTACTGGGTAAAGGTTTAAGTTACTTCATGGTGTATGCACTTGTATCCGTATATGTACTCTGTGTAGTGCCACGTCTGTTCAGTCTCATCCAGATAGCTCAACCGGGTGTACTGACCCTCTTTATGTTGCCTTATCTGGCAGCATGTATTTTCTTTGCCATGACAGCTTCTATTGCCATACGCAACCGTGAAACCTGCATGTTAATATTCGTCTTCACATCCGTACCTTTATTATTCCTTTCAGGTGTTTCCTGGCCGGGAGCCGCCATGCCGGATTTCTGGAGATACTTCTCTTATATCTTCCCGTCCACTTTCGGCATCAATGGCTACGTACGCATTAATAGCATGGGAGCTACACTCAACGAAGTAGCCTTTGAATACCGTGCATTATGGATACAGGCAGGCATCTACTTCCTGACGACTTGCTGGGTATATCGTTGGCAGATTATCCAGAGCAGGAAGCATGTGATTGAGAAATATAAAGAGTACAAGAATAAATAGTAATTTCAGGAGATTATTATCCATTCTGCAGGACATCTTCTTTCTCCGGAGCAGTAGGCTCCGGCCTCCTTTCAGGGGCAAACGGGTCAAAATAATAAATATCTTTGGTGTCCAACCAATGCAGGAAAAAGGGCAAGCGCCGCATAAAACGACTATAATCCTTACGCACGGCAGGCGTCCAGGCAGCTTCAGCAGCAGCTACAAGACGCGGGAAGACCATAAAATCCAATCGTTTGACATCAGCGACACGTTCTGTCCAAAGTGAATACTGCATACCCATAATCTGGCTTTCGTACCCCTTAAACAAATGTTCTATCGAGCGAGGGAATGAGAAGACATCCTCTATCGGATTATATCCATCCCAGTAACGCCCAACATTGTGTGTGGAATACTGCACAAAGTCGCCATACATCGGACGACGCGGAGTCATAATAACACGATATCCACTTTCGAGAGCTTTCAATAACTGATACCTACGATCATGACGCCACCACATCACTACTGCTTTATCCGGCGATACACCGGCATCCACAATTTCATCCCAACCGATCATTGTTTTACCTTTGGCAGCAATAATATCTGCCACACGGCGCACAAAATATTGCTCCAATCCGGTTTCGTTCATTAATTGTTTATCTTTGATGAACTGCTGTATCTGTGGATCTGTAAACCATTCCTGATTACCAAAATGTACTTCATCACCTCCAATATGAATATAAGGAGAAGGAAACAGAGTGATCAGTTCATCCAGCACATCATTTATGAAACGGAAAGTTTCTTCTTTGCAAGGGTGAAAAGTAAAATCTTTCCATCGTCCTTCACCCCCACCAGACAATTCCGGATAAGCACGGCAAGCAGCAGTGGCATGTCCGGGCATATCGAATTCCGGCACAATCATAATGTGCCGTGCAGCTGCATAGGCAACAATATCTTTAATATCCTCCTGCGTATAGAAAGCAGCAGGTGCCGACGGATCATGATAATTCCCTTTGGATCCAACCTTTGTCAACAAAGGATATTTCTTTATTTCAATACGCCATCCCGGTTCATCCGTCAGATGCCAATGAAAAACATTCAGGCGAAGAGAAGCCATTATATCAAGTAACTGCTTGACTTTCTCCTTGCCAAAGAAATGACGGCTCTCGTCGAGCATAAAACCCCGCCACGAATAACGGGGAGCATCATTGATTACACAAGCGCTCGTAGTGCCTTTCCCGGAACGCAAGAGTTGCTTCAAGGTTTCTTCTCCCCGGAATGCTCCGGTTACAGTAGCTGATTGAATAAAAACAGAATCGGGAGTTATCTCCAAACGATAAGCCTCATCAGCCCCCGTAGTGCAATCCGGTGCAATACGCTGTACCACTCGTGACGGAAGTACATTATTTGTCTCAAATGCCTTATTTTCGGCAATAGACAGTACGAACTCTCCTTTTGCCGGGCGATATTGTGCCGGTTCAGGAATCACATTTTGCGCAGAGATAAAGACTGGCAGAAAAAGACTCGCTGCCAACAAGCTGATTTTAGTTGTCATCATTGATATATCTTAAAACTATTTCCCATTTCAAATTCCAGTACTCCACCCTTCACGATCTCATCATGCGTTATCCACAGGCGGTTCAATTTCTTACCGTTCAATGATACCGACTGGATATAGATGTTCTGAGGCGAGTTATTACGCGCTATGATTTTGAAATTCTTACCGGAGTAAAAATGTGTATCCAGTTTTATCTCTACGCTTTCGAAGACAGGGCTGGTAATCTCATAACGGGGATTTCCCGGACAAACCGGATGAATGCCCATAGCCGCCAATACATACCATGCCGACATCTGCCCTACATCTTCGTTTCCACACAATCCCAGAACATCATCACCATAAGCTTTATCACAAATCTTTCTCGTCCACTTCTGTGTCAGCCACGGGCAAGAAGAGTAATTAAAAAGGAATGGTACATGATGGTTCGGTTCATTAGGATGATTATAATAATCATTCCACAAAAAATCTTCCGGAACATTGGCAAAGAACTCTTCTAGTTCCGCATCAAACTTCTTTTGTCCTCCCATCAGAGCTTTCATTCCGTCAATGTCATGAGGGACAAACCAACCTTGTTGGAAAGGATTGCTTTCCGTAGTACCCTGATCCTGTGCCGTACGACCTCGCCAAGGCAACCAGCCTCCACCCTTCACGCGGGCACGAAACCATTGCA encodes the following:
- a CDS encoding ABC transporter permease, translating into MKHLTFKQKVVQGIHDLFYIWIREFRTTFRDQGVLIFFVLVPLVYPLIYAFIYTNETIREVPAVVVDNSRSSLSREYLRKVDSSPEVKIVSYCADMEEAKLMLKDRLAYGIIYIPAEFSEDIARGKQTQVSLYCDMSGLLYYKSLLNTNTSVSLDMNADIKMQRAGNTTNRQDEITAYPIKYEDVTLFNPANGFAAFLIPAVLILIIQQTLLLGIGLSAGTAREQNRFKDLVPINRHYNGTLRIVLGKGLSYFMVYALVSVYVLCVVPRLFSLIQIAQPGVLTLFMLPYLAACIFFAMTASIAIRNRETCMLIFVFTSVPLLFLSGVSWPGAAMPDFWRYFSYIFPSTFGINGYVRINSMGATLNEVAFEYRALWIQAGIYFLTTCWVYRWQIIQSRKHVIEKYKEYKNK
- a CDS encoding beta-N-acetylhexosaminidase is translated as MTTKISLLAASLFLPVFISAQNVIPEPAQYRPAKGEFVLSIAENKAFETNNVLPSRVVQRIAPDCTTGADEAYRLEITPDSVFIQSATVTGAFRGEETLKQLLRSGKGTTSACVINDAPRYSWRGFMLDESRHFFGKEKVKQLLDIMASLRLNVFHWHLTDEPGWRIEIKKYPLLTKVGSKGNYHDPSAPAAFYTQEDIKDIVAYAAARHIMIVPEFDMPGHATAACRAYPELSGGGEGRWKDFTFHPCKEETFRFINDVLDELITLFPSPYIHIGGDEVHFGNQEWFTDPQIQQFIKDKQLMNETGLEQYFVRRVADIIAAKGKTMIGWDEIVDAGVSPDKAVVMWWRHDRRYQLLKALESGYRVIMTPRRPMYGDFVQYSTHNVGRYWDGYNPIEDVFSFPRSIEHLFKGYESQIMGMQYSLWTERVADVKRLDFMVFPRLVAAAEAAWTPAVRKDYSRFMRRLPFFLHWLDTKDIYYFDPFAPERRPEPTAPEKEDVLQNG